A stretch of the Pseudobacteriovorax antillogorgiicola genome encodes the following:
- a CDS encoding DsbA family protein produces the protein MAISLAKSILLCASMAIVSAPAIAETAFKINGKSVSVKELYKDNQDKFYELEKQKFELIERLAQQKYLDAYWEELAKKKGVSSEQAQKDYLDSKTKVTESDIKSTLGKFKDHPQLKELSDAEKKRQITDYLQSMKTRTEIEQIVQDAIRTKKLVVSYPKPEEPVYKLTVTSRDPVKYGPKPSDTKPMGCKDDCAITVIEYSEFQCPFCEKVLPTVRQLMTEYKGKVRWIVRDFPLGFHKRARPAAMAAHCAKDQNKYWEMYEELFKNQRKLEDDDLKKYAKNIGLDMGKFEKCYSSQEKMADVEANYRMGEELGVTGTPAFFVNGRRLSGALPYREFKRIFEEELAKKGRS, from the coding sequence ATGGCAATTAGTCTAGCAAAGTCAATCCTGTTGTGTGCCAGCATGGCAATTGTTTCGGCACCAGCCATCGCTGAGACAGCATTTAAGATAAACGGCAAGTCCGTCTCAGTAAAAGAGCTCTATAAAGATAATCAGGACAAATTCTATGAGTTAGAAAAGCAGAAGTTCGAGTTGATCGAACGTTTGGCTCAGCAGAAATACCTAGACGCTTACTGGGAAGAGCTAGCAAAAAAGAAAGGTGTATCGAGCGAGCAAGCTCAAAAAGACTATTTGGATAGCAAAACTAAAGTTACTGAGTCTGACATCAAAAGTACTCTTGGCAAATTTAAAGACCATCCTCAGCTGAAAGAGCTTAGTGACGCAGAGAAAAAACGGCAGATTACGGACTATTTGCAATCAATGAAGACTCGTACAGAAATTGAGCAGATCGTTCAGGATGCGATCCGTACAAAGAAACTGGTTGTTAGTTACCCTAAGCCAGAAGAGCCAGTTTACAAACTCACTGTGACCAGTCGTGATCCTGTTAAGTATGGCCCTAAACCAAGTGATACCAAGCCAATGGGTTGCAAAGATGATTGTGCAATCACCGTCATTGAGTATTCTGAGTTTCAGTGTCCATTCTGTGAAAAGGTTCTCCCAACTGTCCGTCAGCTGATGACCGAGTACAAAGGTAAGGTTCGTTGGATCGTCCGTGACTTCCCTCTCGGATTCCATAAAAGAGCGCGACCTGCTGCGATGGCCGCACACTGTGCCAAAGATCAGAACAAGTACTGGGAAATGTACGAAGAGCTATTCAAAAACCAGCGCAAGCTTGAAGATGACGATCTGAAAAAGTATGCGAAAAACATTGGTCTGGACATGGGTAAGTTTGAAAAATGCTACTCATCACAGGAAAAAATGGCTGACGTTGAAGCTAACTACCGAATGGGTGAGGAGCTTGGCGTTACAGGAACACCAGCTTTCTTCGTGAATGGCCGCCGCCTTTCAGGTGCCCTGCCGTACCGTGAGTTTAAGAGAATCTTCGAAGAAGAGCTTGCCAAAAAAGGACGTAGCTAA